From the Lactuca sativa cultivar Salinas chromosome 9, Lsat_Salinas_v11, whole genome shotgun sequence genome, the window ACCTTTGAGGATTCCAATCCAACGTTCATTTCTTGCCAAATATCAGCAAGCCCATCAAAGTCAGCTTCGGATTGTGAATTACTCTCTTCCACATCGGAATCGGAATCAACACCAACATAGACACCTTTAAAGTGCTTTTTCTTTTCAACCTCTACATCATTATCATTATTTTTCTCTTTTTCATCTTTTGACTCGACAACAATATCTGTAATTGTATTCCCTTCTTCTACACCTTCTCTTTCTCCTTTTCCTCCTTTTCCTTTTCCCCTTGGTCTCCCTCTCCCTTTCCCACCCCCACCCCCATTCACATTCCCACTCCCACTCCCACCCCCTACCCCCACCCCtctccctcctcctcctcctcctcctcctcctccccctCCTCCTTTCCCAACTGAAGCTTGACCTTGACCATAATCTCCCTCCTACATGGAGATAAAACCAAAACATCATATTTATACAACACGTATTAATTCAAACCAGAAATCTTCACTGGAATCCCAAAAAGATTCAAGGCAGCTTACCAGAAATTGTTTCATTGAAAACTGGCCTTCAGGCTTATTCAAGACTATGTCTCTGTAAGGTTGAAAAGGCCTTGCGGATGTGGGTTCATCATCATCTGATCCTATGATGACAACAGAATCAGGTGCATTTGTATCATGACCCATGCCCATGGCATCATCAAACATAACCACATCCCTCACATGATTTGCAACTGAAACCTCCTTCACAGGATTTGGAAATGGAGCCTCCTTCACAGGGTATGTGTCCATTAAATCAGCCCCAAGTGAAGGATACCTTCTAAAACAAGGCATCAACGTCTGTTTTCTTAGTGAAAGAATATTTTCTATGTCTTTTGTAACAGACCCATATTTAGGTGAATCAAAGCTTGCCACAAAGTTTCTAACATCAAATGGATCATTATAATCAATGGTTTTCTTTTGCTTCTTTGCATCAAATGTGCGCTTAGTGTACAGTGGGTTTGGAGATATGATTTCTTCACCATTGCTCATTTGTCCCTTGATTATTTctgaaacaaacatacaaaacacaaACCAAGGAAAGTGAGAAAATTTTGCATCTAGACAACATTTAGAAGGGATATACCGAAATCATTTGCAAAATTGACAAAATCGAGCAGGTCAATTGCGTGATCATCccaaaaaaataacaaattgaaTACATAAACATTTATGTCTACATATACATAGTGAGAAGAAAAAGAGTACCAGAGGGTTTAAAGCTTGTGCTATAATGCGTGTTCATCCGGTCTTCGACGTCCATTGACTGTTACAAAAAGGGGGGATTATAATTATATGATCGATAGAATCACATGCATTTAGGATAACAATCACCCGTTCATCGTATACAGACAACACAGCTGAAAATCGACGGAAGAAAACATGTGGGAAATAAACCCTAAACATTTGCAACAAAACCCAACAAATTAAAGAGGATAATGACTTACATTGTTGATCCAGCGGGATTGCCACGTTTGTTTAACGATTCTTTCGAGTGAATAGAAAGATTAGAGAGAAAAGGACGGTTGAAGAACAGCTATGGGGGAACTGAAGTGAGTTTGGAGTCGGGTGAATTTTGATGCAAAGCAGGGAATAAAACAAGCAAAGGCTTCGGGGAACTGGGAACTGGGAAGCCTAACGGAGCTTTGCAGattcttttcttttattctttCTCACTTTAGGTGTTAGGTAGTGGTGTTTATGTAGAATTCTAAAAAATAGAAGGACAATATTATTATTAGCCAATAAATTACGAGTAAATTCGGCAAATGACCAAAATATATGGAGAGTTTGAAGAAAATGACCGTAAAAATAAAGATTTTAGGAAATGACCATAGGTTTCACAGAGGGGTTCTGCAGAACCATAAACACCTCTGCCGAATGTAAACACCTCTGTGGATCttggttttttcattttttttttttttcgttttctgtttttttttcgtttattaatatatttttttaatcacataaggtattatgtgattattatatAAAAGAAAATTCGTTTTTCCTTTCTTATTTAATTACCCGTTTATAAAATTGTGtgtttaataaaaattatacaaatattctatgttttttataaaattacacaCACTGGTATTCTAAATAATAAACATACTTTAAGTAGGTTAAAAAAGATACTTTAGAAAACATAAACATACAACCTTTATAATAAACATACTTTGAAATAAACTTCATTAAAGTCTCTGTGGATCATCTACAGCTCTGTGAAATATTtgctttttgattttttttaatttttttttcttttttttgttttttgtgttcattttaatttattaatattaattttttttttaaatacactaataccttatgtgattattatgtaaaaaaattgacaaaaaagttaaaaataatgaaatgatttatataatACGTTTGCTATTGATGTATGTTTTCTATGTATTTTTACTATTTTGTATTTACAAATCACTCTCCACAAACACAATGAAAAAACAATTTCTATTGGTAATTGAAACTCACAAACTCACAAAAACCCATTAAAATACGTCTATAACTTTTATAACTAATCCGTAGAGGTGTATACAGATCCGCAGAGGTGTACACTGATCCGCAAAGATGTATACTGATCCGCAGAGGTGTACACAGATCCGCAAAGGTGTATACTGATCCTCAGATGTGTACACTGATTCGCAGATGTGTACACTAATCCGCTGATAACAGTTCTGTAGATTCCCAAACAGTATTGTGGACTGATATTAACCATAAGTTCATTATTTTTAACCTCTTTTTGTCAATTTTTTACATAAACATAAGGTATTagtgtattaaaaaaattaatattaataaacgaaaacaaaaaatagaaaaaacaaaaaaacgaaaaaaataaaaattaaaaaactcaATATCCGCAGAGATGTTTCGGTTCCTCAGAAGCAAACGTATTACataaaacatttcattatttttaacattttttgtagaattttttacataataatcacataatgtattagtgtatttaaaaaaaagttatattaataaacaaaaatgaacgcaaaaaaaataaataaataaaaataaaataaaatcaaaaatcaaaaatcaaaaaacaaagaTTCCGCAAAGCTGTAGAGGATCCGCAGAGTCTTTAATGAAGTTTATTTCAAAGTATGTTTATTATGaaggttatatgtttatgtttttaaaGTATGTTTTGTAACCTACTTAAAGTATGTTTATTATTCAGAGTACCGGTGtgtgtaattttataaaaaacatagtatatttgtataatttttattaaacaCGTAACTTTTATAAACGGgtaattaaataagaaaaataaaaaacgaaaacaatttttttttacataataatcacataGTACCTTAtgtgattaaaaaaatattaataaacgaaaacaaaaaaacaaaaaaaatgaaaaaaaccaaGATCCGCAAAGGTGTTCACATTCCGCAGAGATGTTTATGGTTCCGCAGAACCCCCTCTGCAGAACATGTGGTCATTTTCTGAAATGTTCATTTTTGTGGTCATTTTCTTCAAACTCACCCTACATTATGGTCATTTGCCGAATTTTCTCATAAATTATTAAGTTTGGTTTTAAGCAttgttaaatattttttttgtgcaTTTTGAATGTGTagcttttaatttttatgttaatAAAGTTATTTTCTTAAAGTTGTAAGGGTCATTTGGTTATCATGATGAAGCCACAGTAAACACGTACTAATGTATCTTTCTAAATTTTGATAAAATCGAGGGATAATGACTTCAAAGGGTAACATATTATTggttttgtacacatttagtccctgACTTTTTTTTGTCCACATTTTACCCTTGAACTTGTTGTTGTGtataaattaagtcattattacCAGTTGCTTCCAGTTAAGTCGGTCATTTTATGTTTTATTGGTTTATGTGGCAATTACGTGGCAGTTACCCTCTTCCACCCTCATTTATCAAGAAACCTCATTTACGAACGAAGATCAATTAGGGTTATATTGTCTTTATTCTCATAATTTGTTCTTGATCAGTTCCACATTACTCACACTTCTCTTCTCTCAAAACACCATTCTGATTCAATGGAGGAAAATGAAATTTTTCCAAAAGTCGATGTACACTATAATGGTACTTTTGTGCCTAATCCGTTGGTGTATTTTGCTCCACAAGTACTACATCTGAATGAAGATGCAAACGAGTTTGGTTTCTCTGATTTCATCAAATATGTTGAGAAGCTTATAGATTTTCAGTGCAAGCATGTGTATTACTGTATACCTGAAGTGAGATTGAGTGAGGGGCTCCAAACACTACAAAATGAATGTGACTACTCTGAGTTTCTTGAGGTTGCAAATGCTAACAGACATGTGGATGTATATATTGACCATGATAATGAACCTCTATTTGAGTGGATTCAGAAAGAAGAACCAGACGATGAAGAACTTGTGTATTCAGAAGAAGATGTCGACTCTGTTTTGGCAAATGATGAGAACTGTGAACATGAAGAGGATGAATGTGTTACATCAAGCAAAAGAATCTTCAAAAGAACCTAGAATGATAAGTTTTTGAACAAGTTATGTCCAGTACTTATTGAAGATGAATATGAAAAAGGCAATGAACTTCCAGCTGTGTACCCTAGGCATGATGCTACTCAGGAATGGAGGAAGATGAAGCTTGAACTAGGTATGAGATTCTCTTCTCCTGCTGAACTTAAGTCATCTCTCAGTAACTATGCAGTTGCACATGGATATGACTTGTATTATGAGAAGAATGACAAGGATAGGTTGCTTGTAAAGTGTTGCAAAGGAAAAAGACCACAATGCCCTTTTAGACTGTGGGCTTCCTGGATGAAAGATGAACAAACATTTCAAATAAATTCCCTtagagaagaccatagttgttcaAGGGCATTCAAACTTGGGTCAATTGTTACTAATAAGTGGATAGGGAAACAATTTGTCACTAATATTTTGGAGTCCCCTAAAATGAGTCTGAGGAAGATGAAAGCTATGGTATCCAAGTTATTCAACATAAATGTTAATGTTGGACAATGTAGGAATGCAAAAAGATTTGCATTGTGTGAAATTGAGGGTGATTTGAAGGATCATTATTCCAAGCTGTGGGATTACGGAGCTGGAATTAAAAGGGCCAACCCAGGATCTCATGTAGAAGTGTATGTGCAGCCCCAAAATAATTCTATTGTGGTGTTTGAAaggttttatgtgagttttaaagGAGTGGTTGATGGATGGTTAGATGTGTGTAGGAAGGTAATTGGGATAGATGGATGTTTTCTAAAGGGCATCTATAAAGGGGAGCTCCTCTCAGTAGTAGGCAGGGATGGAAACAATAACATTTACCCAGTAGCCTGGGCAGTAGTAAATGTTGAGAACAAGAATACTTGGAAGTGGTTCTTGGACAATCTAATGGAAGACATAGATGAAGGGGGAAATGGTAATGGAATCACATTGATGTCAGATGGACACAAGGTACATATATACACTacttttcttttacaaaaattactttttacatAAACTAACATTCCAAATCAATGCAGGGTATAATGGAGGCTGTGAAAGAAAGATGGCCAGAAGTTGAGCATAGGTTGTGTGCTAGGCACATCCTTGCTAACTTCCATAAAAATTTTAAGGGTGAGTGCTACATTAAACCTTTTTGGAGGGCTGTAAAGGCAACTACAATTCCAAAATTCGAACTTGCAATGGAAGAAATTAAGAGCTTTGATGTAGGGGCATATGATTATCTCATTAAAAGGGACCCCAATTGTTGGTCAAGGGCTTTTTTTAAGGTTGGAATGAACAAGGCAGATATTGGGTAAGTTATGTCACTATGAAAAAAACAAAGTTTTTAGGGAAGAACCAAACCTTTTGATGACGAGGGAAATGTAGATGACCTTGATCCCACATGCAATTTTTTTTTGTGGACATTGACTTCACCTGTTGGgttaaaaatatggtttatactttgcttttctaggaaaatatatttttatgtaatattgtatTTGTTTGcagtttgtgtgtacggccgtacacgtgtgtacggccgcacaccatgtatacggccgtacacagggtgtgcggctatacacatgtgtatggctggaggtccatataaatagatgtAATGGGTAGAGGAGTGTACGGCTagaggctagagaagagagagaaagtaagagaaaaaaaaaagagtgtgtgagagagaatctattgtaaggagcatcaatcatatcatcaatacattagattcaagttattcttcttctccttctcttctatttgatctgacatcatctaattgattgggattctgcaccatcaattggatctaatTTATACACAAGCAactttggggacttacaattggtatcagagcttggttgtatcaatcaatttttttcaaatctggagcttatttgatcttattttgaaaacataatagagtttttggatagatctcgcaaaaataaggggggttacttctttgcattttttcataaaaacgagtttttgatcgagttttggagcaaaaaagagtgaaaaacgtcgtttttttgcGAATCTTTGAAGGTGTGCAGCCCGGTTGTAGGAGTGCGGctggttgaaggtgtgcggctcagcagcctcggtgtgtGCGCGCCTCGGAGTGCAGCTCGGAGTGTGCGCCTCGGTGTACGGCTCGGACGTCTGCGGTCCCGGTGTGCGGctggttgaaggtgtgcggcctcGGAGTGTGCGGTCCTCGCCCTCGTCATCGCATACAAACTCGCTTCGCAGCCATTCGCACAGCAGCTTCGCATTTAAAAAAAATGCGAAACAAGAATTGGGGCTGCCGGGATTCGAACCCGGGTCCCTTGGTCCAACAACCAAGCGccttaccatctcttctagcctGAATCTTATTATTCAACTCCCGTTTTTTAGTCTTAAACACTCCCTTTCGGTTCCAAACTTTCACAATTTGACAAAATCAgcccaaaaattcaaaattttactttttaaaattccattttcaaccaaaattgtagttttaaaattttaacttttatttttgactttttacttaaaattttgactttgacttttaaaagttgacctttgattttaaattttgactttctcgtttgacttttaatttttcaaatttggcttttgagtttgactttttaaatttgacttttaaggttgactttctcg encodes:
- the LOC111918193 gene encoding uncharacterized protein LOC111918193, whose protein sequence is MEENEIFPKVDVHYNGTFVPNPLVYFAPQVLHLNEDANEFGFSDFIKYVEKLIDFQCKHVYYCIPEVRLSEGLQTLQNECDYSEFLEVANANRHVDVYIDHDNEPLFEWIQKEEPDDEELVYSEEDVDSVLANDENCEHEEDEYEYEKGNELPAVYPRHDATQEWRKMKLELGMRFSSPAELKSSLSNYAVAHGYDLYYEKNDKDRLLVKCCKGKRPQCPFRLWASWMKDEQTFQINSLREDHSCSRAFKLGSIVTNKWIGKQFVTNILESPKMSLRKMKAMVSKLFNINVNVGQCRNAKRFALCEIEGDLKDHYSKLWDYGAGIKRANPGSHVEVYVQPQNNSIVVFERFYVSFKGVVDGWLDVCRKVIGIDGCFLKGIYKGELLSVVGRDGNNNIYPVAWAVVNVENKNTWKWFLDNLMEDIDEGGNGNGITLMSDGHKGIMEAVKERWPEVEHRLCARHILANFHKNFKGECYIKPFWRAVKATTIPKFELAMEEIKSFDVGAYDYLIKRDPNCWSRAFFKVGMNKADIG